The following nucleotide sequence is from Psychroserpens sp. Hel_I_66.
CGGTCATACCCATGGCGGACAAGTAACATTTCTAGGCTACGTACCTTTCACACCCATAGGAAGCGGTAAATATGTGAGGGGCTGGTACACAGATACCAAACCAAAAATGTATGTCTCAAAAGGTATAGGTACCAGTTTTTATCCAATTCGTTTTGGTGCTCGGGCAGAAATGGTTGAGATAGATTTATAATTTGCATTTATTAAAACAATATATTTTAGTAACTTCCAAATCAAAAACTAACCTTTTATGAAATACATCAAACTCCTCACAGCGTTTGTACTCACCATCGTTGTTTTTTATGTACTCAATACAAAATTGGGTTCCATCCCTCCAATTGGTAAATTTTTGGATCCTGTTGGTGGTGTTTGGCAAAATGATCGAGACGATGTTATCGACGGAAATATCAACATCCAAGGACTATCTGCTCCAGTAACCATTTATTATGACGAACAATTGATTCCGCATATTTTTGCACAAAACGACCTTGATTTGTATAAAGCTCAAGGTTACATTACAGCAAAACATCGGTTGTGGCAAATGGAATTTCAAACGCATGCAGCTGCAGGTCGTATTTCAGAAATTGTGGGAAGCGACGCACTCAACTACGATCGTACGGAACGTAGACGTGGCATGGGTTATGGCGCAGAGCAAGTCATTAAAAAAATGCAGGAAGATCCTGAAATGATCACATTACTTGAAGCCTATCGCGATGGTGTAAACAGTTTTATAGCTTCATTGAATGACAAAAGTTTGCCTGTAGAATATAAATTACTCGACTACAAACCCGAAGAATGGACCACAAAAAAAACAGCATTATTATTAATGTATATGACCAAAATGCTCGCTGGTGGAGATGATGATTTAGAATATACCAATATGCTGCGCAAGTTTGGCAAAGACCGTTTTGACCTGCTATTTCCAGACTTTTTTGATGTGAACGATCCTATTATTCCGAAGGAAACCGACTGGAGCTACATCAACGTCAAAAAAACCGAAACACCTCAAATTGAATTGCCTTTAGATACCATTTCGCAAACTATAGAAAAACCAAACCCAGATAATGGCAGTAACAACTGGGCAGTTTCGGGAGAAAAATCTGCGACCGGAAATGCTATTTTAGCCAACGATCCTCATTTGGGATTGAACCTCCCTTCCATTTGGTTTGTAATGCAATTGAGCACTCCAGAGTATAATACAATGGGAGCCACATTGCCTGGTGCATTGGGCATAATTTCAGGGTTTAATGAGCACATTTCTTGGGGAGAAACCAATGCGACACGTGATGTTTTGGATTGGTATAAAATTGAATTTAAAGACGATAAAAGAACGCAATATAAATATGGTGAAGGTTGGAGAGACACTACCGTTCGTGTTGAGGAAATTAAGGTTAATGGTGGTGAAACCGTTATAGATTCGGTAATTTACACCCATCATGGACCAGTAACTTACGACTCGAATTTTATGGGAAATAACGAAAAAGCAGGTTACGCTATGAGATGGATAGGTCACGAAGGTGGCAATAACCAGCGACCATTTTTAGATTTAAACCGCGCAAAAAATTATGACGATTACGTTAATGCACTCAAACAATATACTGCGCCTGCCCAAAATTTTGTATTTGCTTCTACTGAAGGTGATATCGCCATTTGGATACAAGGTCTGTTTCCTAACAAATGGGATGGTCAAGGGAAATTCTTAATGGATGGATCAAACCCCGAACACGATTGGCAAAGCTTTATTCCGCAGGAATTTAATGCACATGTCAAAAATCCAGATCGTGGTTTCGTAAGTTCTGCCAATCAGCATCCTGTTGATGAAAGCTATCCTTTTTATGTATTTAATGACGGTTATGAAACGTATAGAAACCGCGTAATCAATAACTTTTTACAAAGTAATAATAATATTAGCGTTGACGATTTTAAAGCACTTCATAATAACAATTACAATTTAAAAGCTGCGGAATTATTGCCCTATATTTTTGAAACGATGGATTCTAGTGATTTATCTTCGGAAGAAATAAAAATTTACAACCAAATCAAAGATTGGGATTTTAGCAACGATATTGAAAAATTAGGACCGAGCATTTGGTCAAAATGGTATTCTAAATTATATACTATTACTTGGGATGAGTTTGAAAGCGAAGAAGAAGCACTCACCTCGCCATATACCTATCAAACCATTTATTTGATGAAAAACAATCCCGATAACGAGTTTATGGATATTCTAGAAACTCCAGAACAGGAAACCGCTCAAGATTTGTTTCTCATTACATTTAAGGACACCGCAAAAGAACTTTTAGACTGGCAAACAGAAAATGGTGAGTACAATTGGCAAGCCTACAAAGGCACTCGTGTTGGTCATTTACTACAAGCTTTACCAGCATTTTCGAGATTTGACTTGCCTATAGGTGGTGATCGAAATATCGTAAATGCAACCTCTGCAACGCATGGTCCTTCTTGGAGAATGATTGTAGAAATGAGTTCACCACCTAAGGCTTTAGGGATTTATCCTGGCGGACAATCTGGAAATCCCGGGAGTGTCTATTATGATAATTTTATTGATGATTGGGCAATTGGCAAGTACCATGAATTACATTTTATGCAAGACAAAACCGTAACTAAAAAGATCATCGCAACACAAACCCTAACACCAACCAACTAGCATGAAGCAACATATCATCAACTTTGTAGTCACTATCATAATCGCGCTCATTTTATCCCAGTTTTTACCTTGGTGGTCTGTGATGGTCGCAGGCTTTGTGTCTGCTCTTTTTTTTAGACTGAAACGTGCTGCAATATTTCTCGTGCCTTTTCTTGCCATCTTTTGTTTTTGGGCAGTTTATGCCTTTATTATGAGTAGCGGTAACGATTTTACATTGGCTAAAAAAATCGCTGTCCTCCTACCACTTGGCGGAAACCCTTATCTCTTAATTTTAGTCACTGGATTAGTTGGTGGCATTTCTGCTGGTGTGGCTGGTATGTTTGGGAATGTTTTAGGTGTTTTGGTCAGGAAATAAGTTACTACAATTTCATGCAGTTAAATATCACTACTAGAGGTTAAGGATTTACTATTTTAGCGTTATATTGTGGATATACGTAATTACTTATATACAAGTGTTACCCAACATTTGAGAAAGACCTTTGAACATAACAACAAACTTCTAAAAATCCTCTTAAGGGAGAATATTTATTTTGTTATTGGTTTGATAATTATAACACCTATTTATTATTATCTGAAAAAAGGAGAGCAATTTGTTTTGGACTTTTTATTTGTCAAAATAATGTCTGTGATTTTCTTAATCTATAATCTACCGAATTTCATTATTTATTTTAACTATTACAAAGAAAATAAGAATACGAAAATTAAGATTGACACAGAAAACAACAGCATCGAAATTGTCAAAAACGGAGTATCAAAACAATATGAAATAACGGAAATAAAATCTTCAATTTATCATTTAGGAATTTATTACAAAAATCGGATTGACAACGCAATGCGCTGGAAAATGATAAACTCTGACCTTGCATACTGGGATTTAGAATTTAATAATGGAGACAGATATTATATTTCAAACTTAATTGTGGATTTTCTGCACGACGAACCAATTGTAGAGAATACAAAGTATAGATTTAGAATGTTTCAATACATTAACAAATCCGATTCTAAAGAAGCTTTAACTTTAAAACAAGAATTCGAAAGGCAAAAAGAAAAAAGTCTAACGAAAAAGTTTGTGGAAAAATTTGAATCAAAATCTGAAACGGAATTGAACGAAATTTTGACAAACAAATCAAATTATCAAAAAGAAGCGTTAAAAGCAGTTGAATTAATATTAAAAAATAAAAACGTTGGGTAACACCGTATAAAAAAATTGCTAGTTTTAGCTAAACCAAAGTTAGTTGCTTGTTTTCTAGCTTCTGATTTTCCTTCGGAAAATCCTCGCACACAAACACGCAACTTTCCTTATACATAATCGTTAGGCTTAATAAGAAAATGACACTCTTCGAATCATTAGAACATATCAAGAAACGACCTAAAATGTACTTTCAGGAACAGCTAACTTTAGCTCATTTAGAAGCTTTCATTTATGGCTACGAAACTGCATCGGAATCCAATGAGGAAATTTTCCCAAATGGAATGAGTTTGGTGTATTTTGATACTTGGTTGACTGGAGCAATTGGAAAAACTTTGTCTGGAAATAGAGGATGGCGGAAAAGAATTGAATACGTTACAAAAGATGAGAATCAAGCAGTAGAACTTTTCTTTGATTTGATATTTAAGTTTACTAATGGAAAAGTAAAAATAACCCAAAAAGAAACCGAACCGAAATCGCTAAAATGGAGTCGAGGCGATGGAAATACAAAACTTGAAGATTTTCAAGAAATAGAAGAAATAATTGTACGTTTCGAATTGTTAGAACACGAATTTTCTAAAACAAAATTTAAGATTGGATATAATGCGAATGATTTCAAAGTTTATGTTGAACCACAATTAAGCGGAAAAAATTTAATAACATTTAGATATACAGAAATTGAAGAAAATTACTAAGCCTAACACCGTGTAAAAAACATTGCTTATTTTAGTTCAATCGTTTGGGCATTGTGTGTTTGCCAGCTTCCGATTTTCCTGCGGAAAATCCTCGCAAGCAAGCACGCAACGTCCCTTACACATTAAAGTTGGCATGAATTAAAAAAACAAACCCATGAAAAACTCTCTACTGTTTATTACATTAAGCTTTTTCTCTTTTTCATTTGGACAAGAATTTAGCATTGAATTGTTTTTTGAAGATTCTGCAGGGAATCAAGACAGCATTATTCTTGGTTATGATGATAATGCAACCGATGATATAGATAATTCATTTAATGAAACTAATATAATCACAATTCCTTACAATTCTGGCTTAGATGTTAGAATTAGCGATGAACTACAAGCTCGAACTACTTATCCCAATCCAATTCCAGCTACATATCATACTAAAACACAAATATTTCAAAAAAACTGCCCAACAAACTTTTCTATCCAATCCATTGATATAGTAACTAATAATTGGCCAGTTTCAGTCACTTGGAATAATTTATTATTTGATGATGAATGTAGAAATGGATCAGTTTTCACAAGTATTAATCCAGGAGGATGGTGGGACACAGGAAGCCCAAGTGAATTTTCCAGTGGCTTTTACAGAGTCCAACTTTTTAATGAAAACAGTGTGACTTTTGACGATAATACTGAATACCCAGAATATGCAAACAATGAAAATTATGCTTATTTAACTGATGACAATACTGTTGTATCTGTTTTTTGGTTCACTTTTGGTAATGAGTCGTTATTATTAAACGTTGAAGAATACAATTTACCCAAACTATCAATCTATCCAAATCCAACAGATAGTAAAGTAACATTTGATATTAATACAACTAGTCTGGAAATTGAACATGTTGAATTATTTGACATTACTGGAAAAGTTTCAAAAATTAAGCTTGACAATGACTCAATCAATTTGGAGAAATTTGAAAATGGAGTTTATTTCGTTCGCTTAATATTTA
It contains:
- a CDS encoding penicillin acylase family protein yields the protein MKYIKLLTAFVLTIVVFYVLNTKLGSIPPIGKFLDPVGGVWQNDRDDVIDGNINIQGLSAPVTIYYDEQLIPHIFAQNDLDLYKAQGYITAKHRLWQMEFQTHAAAGRISEIVGSDALNYDRTERRRGMGYGAEQVIKKMQEDPEMITLLEAYRDGVNSFIASLNDKSLPVEYKLLDYKPEEWTTKKTALLLMYMTKMLAGGDDDLEYTNMLRKFGKDRFDLLFPDFFDVNDPIIPKETDWSYINVKKTETPQIELPLDTISQTIEKPNPDNGSNNWAVSGEKSATGNAILANDPHLGLNLPSIWFVMQLSTPEYNTMGATLPGALGIISGFNEHISWGETNATRDVLDWYKIEFKDDKRTQYKYGEGWRDTTVRVEEIKVNGGETVIDSVIYTHHGPVTYDSNFMGNNEKAGYAMRWIGHEGGNNQRPFLDLNRAKNYDDYVNALKQYTAPAQNFVFASTEGDIAIWIQGLFPNKWDGQGKFLMDGSNPEHDWQSFIPQEFNAHVKNPDRGFVSSANQHPVDESYPFYVFNDGYETYRNRVINNFLQSNNNISVDDFKALHNNNYNLKAAELLPYIFETMDSSDLSSEEIKIYNQIKDWDFSNDIEKLGPSIWSKWYSKLYTITWDEFESEEEALTSPYTYQTIYLMKNNPDNEFMDILETPEQETAQDLFLITFKDTAKELLDWQTENGEYNWQAYKGTRVGHLLQALPAFSRFDLPIGGDRNIVNATSATHGPSWRMIVEMSSPPKALGIYPGGQSGNPGSVYYDNFIDDWAIGKYHELHFMQDKTVTKKIIATQTLTPTN
- a CDS encoding T9SS type A sorting domain-containing protein, which encodes MKNSLLFITLSFFSFSFGQEFSIELFFEDSAGNQDSIILGYDDNATDDIDNSFNETNIITIPYNSGLDVRISDELQARTTYPNPIPATYHTKTQIFQKNCPTNFSIQSIDIVTNNWPVSVTWNNLLFDDECRNGSVFTSINPGGWWDTGSPSEFSSGFYRVQLFNENSVTFDDNTEYPEYANNENYAYLTDDNTVVSVFWFTFGNESLLLNVEEYNLPKLSIYPNPTDSKVTFDINTTSLEIEHVELFDITGKVSKIKLDNDSINLEKFENGVYFVRLIFKNGNTLLKRIIKK